Proteins from a genomic interval of Sulfurimonas sp. HSL3-2:
- the accD gene encoding acetyl-CoA carboxylase, carboxyltransferase subunit beta: MNLFNLFSSSSKKQQATKSEAPAHWIKCNSCQSLMYYKEVENQNYVCPKCGFHLRVGVKERIALLADNGEFIEHDANLAPVDPIKFVDKKSYAKRIEEAYSKTSRKSSVVSGECKINGESAQLVIFDFSFMGGSLGSVEGEKIVRAVNRAIQKREGLIIISASGGARMQESTFSLMQMSKTSAALAKLAEHKLPYISLLTDPTMGGVSASFAMLGDIIIAEPGALIGFAGQRVIKQTIGSDLPEGFQRAEFLLEKGSIDMVVNRNDLKQTLSDLLKMLVNK; encoded by the coding sequence TTGAACCTTTTTAACCTTTTTAGCTCAAGCTCAAAAAAACAACAAGCTACAAAAAGTGAAGCTCCTGCACACTGGATAAAATGTAACTCTTGTCAATCACTTATGTATTATAAAGAGGTTGAAAATCAAAACTATGTTTGTCCAAAATGTGGTTTTCACCTGCGTGTAGGTGTAAAAGAGCGTATAGCACTGTTGGCGGATAACGGCGAGTTTATAGAACATGATGCAAATCTTGCACCTGTAGATCCGATCAAGTTCGTTGATAAAAAAAGTTATGCAAAACGTATTGAAGAAGCATACTCTAAGACTTCTCGCAAATCTTCAGTCGTAAGCGGCGAATGTAAGATAAACGGAGAGAGTGCTCAGTTAGTCATCTTTGATTTCTCTTTTATGGGTGGATCTCTCGGTTCTGTCGAGGGTGAGAAGATAGTACGTGCAGTAAACCGTGCGATCCAAAAGAGAGAAGGGCTTATCATCATCAGTGCCAGCGGTGGTGCTAGAATGCAGGAGAGTACGTTCTCTTTAATGCAGATGAGCAAGACTTCGGCTGCTTTGGCAAAACTAGCAGAACATAAACTTCCGTATATCTCACTTTTGACTGATCCGACTATGGGTGGTGTCAGTGCGTCATTTGCTATGCTTGGTGATATCATCATCGCAGAGCCGGGAGCATTGATCGGTTTCGCAGGTCAGAGGGTAATCAAGCAGACTATCGGTTCTGATCTTCCTGAAGGTTTTCAAAGAGCAGAGTTCCTTCTTGAAAAAGGATCGATAGATATGGTCGTCAATAGAAATGACTTAAAACAGACACTTTCGGATCTTTTAAAGATGTTAGTTAACAAATAA
- a CDS encoding inositol monophosphatase family protein, translated as MFTSFIEDAISASIKIQEKLLQNTSSLYERLEVGAGGDISYGADIMAEDIYVSYLQKHAKIDSEESGVIGEGEYTVYLDPLDGSDNFKSNFPYYGSSIALCKGDETLIAIIVNFISSEVFIKTQKEFYKTYLNNLTCKTDVVTNSSLSSVGIVEKAYADPQKAALLKEKNMKFRSPGAIALSLAYAHYVKYMLFFGTIRIYDMQAGLYMCKDLNVYKDDEIVIISKDDDLFKKLCKLYNKETV; from the coding sequence ATGTTTACCTCATTTATTGAAGATGCCATATCGGCATCTATCAAGATACAAGAAAAACTACTACAAAATACCTCCTCTTTATATGAAAGACTTGAGGTCGGTGCCGGCGGTGATATAAGCTACGGTGCCGATATCATGGCTGAAGATATCTATGTTTCCTATTTACAAAAACATGCAAAGATCGACTCGGAAGAATCCGGTGTCATAGGCGAAGGCGAATACACGGTCTATCTTGATCCGCTGGATGGAAGTGACAACTTTAAGAGCAATTTTCCATACTACGGTTCGTCGATCGCACTTTGTAAGGGTGATGAGACCCTAATTGCGATCATTGTAAACTTCATATCCTCAGAAGTCTTTATAAAAACTCAAAAAGAGTTTTATAAAACATATTTGAATAACCTTACATGTAAGACTGATGTAGTGACTAATAGTTCTCTCTCATCAGTAGGGATAGTTGAAAAAGCCTATGCAGATCCGCAAAAAGCGGCACTTTTAAAAGAAAAGAATATGAAATTCAGATCACCGGGAGCCATAGCATTATCTCTGGCATATGCACATTATGTTAAATATATGCTCTTTTTTGGTACAATACGCATCTATGATATGCAGGCAGGTCTTTATATGTGTAAGGATCTTAATGTATATAAAGATGACGAGATAGTCATAATATCAAAAGATGATGATTTATTTAAAAAATTATGTAAATTATATAATAAGGAAACGGTTTGA
- a CDS encoding glutamate synthase subunit beta codes for MQEFLNTGRINPEKRLVVERVRDFKEIYEVFDKDRASSQSDRCIQCGDPYCLNKCPLHNYIPQWLKSVAEKDLEFAFRLSNEPSPFPEVMGRVCPHDRLCEGDCTLNDGHGAITIGSIETFIVEEGFKNGLKPEFPGITTDKKVAIVGSGPAGLSAATYLLRSGIAVTMYERSDRAGGLLTYGIPNFKLDKKVVDRRVKLLQDAGMKLVLNTEVGKDISFDEIADNHDAMFIGIGATVGKKAGISGENAANVYKAMDYLTNIQRKNFKLTYDKKFDFKDLDVVVIGGGDTAMDCLRTAKREGARSVTCLYRRDAHNMPGSQKEYKNAMEEGVDFTFCVSPKDIVLNESGRAIAVEVVKTTLGAKDESGRQKMEEIKGSEYRVSADVIIMSLGFDPSKPSFLAENGIETNSWGGIIIDEETHETTTSGVYAGGDCYRGADLVVTAAFDGREAARSIVKSLLG; via the coding sequence ATGCAAGAATTTTTAAATACAGGACGTATAAATCCTGAAAAACGTTTAGTTGTTGAGCGCGTAAGAGATTTTAAAGAGATTTATGAAGTATTTGATAAAGACCGCGCATCATCTCAAAGTGACCGTTGTATCCAGTGTGGAGATCCATACTGTCTTAACAAATGTCCGCTTCATAACTACATCCCTCAGTGGTTAAAAAGCGTGGCAGAAAAAGATCTTGAATTTGCATTCCGTCTTTCAAACGAGCCTTCACCGTTTCCTGAAGTAATGGGAAGAGTCTGTCCTCATGACAGACTTTGTGAGGGTGACTGTACGTTAAACGACGGACACGGTGCTATCACTATCGGTTCTATCGAGACTTTTATCGTAGAAGAGGGATTTAAAAACGGTCTTAAACCTGAATTCCCTGGAATCACAACAGATAAAAAAGTGGCGATAGTCGGTTCTGGACCTGCTGGGCTTTCTGCTGCGACATACCTTCTTCGTTCAGGTATAGCCGTGACTATGTATGAAAGAAGTGATCGTGCAGGCGGACTTCTGACTTACGGTATCCCTAACTTTAAACTAGATAAAAAAGTTGTAGACCGCCGTGTAAAACTGCTTCAAGATGCAGGGATGAAACTTGTTCTAAATACTGAAGTGGGTAAAGATATCTCTTTTGACGAGATAGCGGATAACCATGATGCTATGTTCATCGGTATAGGTGCTACTGTAGGTAAAAAAGCGGGTATCTCGGGTGAAAATGCAGCGAACGTATATAAAGCGATGGATTATCTTACAAACATCCAACGTAAAAACTTTAAGCTGACATACGATAAAAAGTTTGACTTTAAAGACCTTGATGTCGTGGTTATCGGGGGCGGTGATACTGCAATGGATTGTCTTCGTACTGCAAAACGTGAAGGTGCGAGAAGTGTCACATGTCTATACCGCCGTGATGCACACAATATGCCGGGAAGTCAAAAAGAGTATAAAAATGCTATGGAGGAGGGTGTTGATTTTACATTCTGCGTCTCTCCTAAAGATATCGTTTTAAATGAATCCGGACGTGCGATCGCGGTAGAAGTCGTAAAGACGACTCTTGGTGCAAAAGATGAAAGCGGACGTCAAAAGATGGAAGAGATCAAAGGCAGCGAATACAGAGTAAGCGCTGATGTGATCATCATGTCATTAGGTTTTGACCCTTCAAAACCGTCATTTTTAGCAGAAAACGGGATCGAGACAAACTCATGGGGCGGAATCATCATTGATGAAGAAACACATGAGACAACTACTTCAGGTGTTTACGCAGGCGGAGATTGTTACCGTGGAGCAGACCTAGTCGTAACTGCAGCGTTTGACGGCCGTGAAGCAGCAAGAAGTATAGTTAAATCACTTCTAGGATAA
- the gltB gene encoding glutamate synthase large subunit — MVEYNDLLRSFKDNCGFGLIANIKNRSSHENLENAITALERMMHRGAVAADGKTGDGSGLLLSMPVEFMRKQAQAAGIELPDQFAVASVFTKNRDQIDVIEKICMKNDLKVVLVRDVPVDINALGEQAKQTLPNIIQLFIASNSIMASERFDALLYLSRKECEHALTDDRNFYISSMSSKVLSYKGLVMPTHIKEFYKDLQDKEFKISFALFHQRFSTNTLPEWRLAQPFRAVAHNGEINSVEGNRFNVAIKSESIKSEVFTDEELSRILPILQPASSDSASADNFLEFLLVNGMDFFKAARAVIPSAWQNAPHMDPELRAFYEYQSTVFEAWDGPAAFSLTDGRYIGCVLDRNGLRPSKYIITKDDTLLIASEYGVIDIDEDNIKERGRLKSGQMIGLDLKYGKVLKDEQINDYLKSSNPYMKWLNEHMIYLQEHVEEQYLSQCDFEESDLIKRQRYFNITHEVVEQVIEPMIRDGKEAVGSMGDDTPLAAFSDKQRSFTDYFKQKFAQVTNPPIDPIREKVVMSLNTGFGEAHNILGELPSHAHRLKAISPVITFEKLEVLKSFGDKKSPSYQDFYKNATFSTAYDTDLKSALDDLVKNVIESVKNDNVRIVILDDVELSQTKRVIPMAMAVGRLNHALLEVKLRHLVSIVASTSEVVDSHSAAVLIGYGASAVYPSLLFITVAKELEKTKYSGTSCQEALKSVHGAINAGILKIMSKMGISTVASYRNTGLFDIIGLGRDITAECFEGSHILVPGLSYADIDAKLQENHKAAYKEDGFNKIFPLKIGGYYKFYNGQEYHDFGPDVIHSLHAVVKSGDKKDFEKFKSIVNNRGLKFIRDFFEFKSDRAPIDISEVEPKEAIFKRFASAAMSLGSISPEAHETIAMAMNQIGAQSNSGEGGEDAVRFDTDRNSKIKQVASGRFGVTPAYLRSAEEIQIKVAQGAKPGEGGQLPGHKVTELIARLRHTIPGVTLISPPPHHDIYSIEDLAQLIFDLKQVNPKARIAVKLVSTAGVGTIAAGVAKAYADKIIISGGDGGTGAAPLTSIKYAGNPWEIGLSEAHNALKVNDLRRLVEVQTDGGLKTGLDVVKAAMLGAESYAFGTGVLAIVGCKMLRICHLNKCSVGVATQNEKLRNDFFKGHVHQVVNYFTLLAEDVRAIMAGLGYKTMEELIGRSDLLKVVDDKFAQKFDFSSVLHQVEGVNTCQEPFNMPFDDNSFEKSILNEVMPAIKHPDHPIRITKEIKNIHRSFGALISGEIAQYYGDAGLKEDTITMELKGIAGQAFGAFLINGVSLYLEGVANDYIGKGLHGGKIVVTSKNEGEEFSAGGNTCLYGATSGKLFISGNVGERFAVRNSGALAIVEGAGDNACEYMTGGIVVILGETGINFGAGMTGGVAFVYDKKHDFIENVNRELVEAVRIDTDDGDEARHYLKRLLKEYLVETSSEKARDILDNFREDIRNFWLVRPKNLKKLPLNVDKGD, encoded by the coding sequence ATGGTTGAATATAATGACTTATTAAGATCTTTTAAAGATAACTGTGGTTTTGGTCTGATCGCTAACATCAAAAACCGCTCATCACATGAAAACCTAGAAAATGCCATTACAGCACTTGAAAGAATGATGCACCGTGGTGCAGTTGCAGCTGACGGAAAAACAGGGGACGGTAGCGGACTTTTACTATCTATGCCTGTAGAATTTATGCGTAAACAAGCGCAGGCTGCAGGAATCGAACTTCCGGATCAATTTGCCGTAGCATCTGTATTTACAAAAAACAGAGATCAAATAGACGTAATCGAAAAAATTTGTATGAAAAATGACCTAAAGGTTGTATTGGTACGTGATGTACCGGTAGATATTAACGCTTTAGGAGAACAGGCAAAACAAACTTTACCAAATATTATTCAACTATTTATTGCTTCAAATTCAATTATGGCATCTGAGCGTTTCGATGCACTTTTATATCTAAGCAGAAAAGAGTGTGAACACGCACTTACAGATGATAGAAACTTCTATATCTCATCAATGTCGTCAAAAGTGTTGTCTTATAAAGGTCTTGTTATGCCTACGCATATCAAAGAGTTCTATAAAGACCTTCAAGATAAAGAGTTCAAGATCTCTTTTGCACTGTTTCATCAAAGATTCTCGACGAACACACTTCCTGAATGGCGTCTTGCTCAACCGTTCCGTGCTGTTGCACACAACGGTGAGATCAACTCTGTAGAGGGAAATAGATTTAATGTAGCTATCAAATCTGAGTCGATCAAAAGTGAAGTGTTTACAGATGAAGAGCTTTCTCGCATACTTCCGATCCTTCAGCCTGCATCATCTGACAGTGCAAGTGCGGATAACTTTTTAGAATTCCTTCTTGTAAACGGTATGGATTTCTTTAAAGCTGCTCGTGCTGTCATCCCTAGTGCTTGGCAGAACGCTCCGCATATGGATCCTGAGCTTCGCGCGTTTTACGAGTATCAGTCGACTGTATTTGAAGCATGGGACGGTCCTGCGGCATTCTCACTGACTGACGGTCGTTACATCGGATGTGTACTTGACAGAAACGGACTACGTCCATCAAAATATATTATTACAAAAGATGACACGTTATTGATCGCTAGTGAATACGGTGTTATCGATATCGACGAAGATAACATTAAAGAGCGTGGACGTCTAAAATCAGGACAGATGATCGGTCTTGACCTCAAATACGGAAAAGTTCTTAAAGATGAACAGATCAATGATTATCTAAAAAGTTCAAACCCGTATATGAAATGGCTTAACGAGCATATGATCTATCTTCAAGAACATGTTGAAGAGCAATATTTAAGTCAATGTGACTTTGAAGAGTCAGATCTTATAAAAAGACAAAGATATTTCAATATTACTCATGAAGTCGTAGAACAGGTTATCGAACCAATGATCCGTGACGGTAAAGAAGCTGTAGGTTCTATGGGGGATGATACTCCGCTTGCAGCGTTTAGTGATAAACAACGTTCATTCACTGACTATTTTAAACAAAAATTCGCTCAGGTAACAAACCCGCCGATCGACCCGATCCGTGAAAAAGTGGTAATGAGTTTAAATACCGGGTTCGGTGAAGCTCACAATATTCTTGGTGAACTTCCGTCACATGCACATAGATTAAAAGCTATCTCACCTGTGATCACTTTTGAAAAACTTGAGGTCTTAAAATCTTTTGGAGATAAAAAGTCACCGAGTTACCAAGACTTCTATAAAAATGCTACTTTTTCAACAGCGTATGATACAGATTTGAAATCAGCACTGGATGATCTTGTAAAAAATGTAATAGAGAGCGTAAAGAATGACAACGTACGTATTGTCATTCTTGATGACGTAGAACTTAGTCAGACAAAGCGTGTTATCCCTATGGCAATGGCAGTGGGACGTTTAAACCATGCATTGCTTGAAGTCAAATTGAGACATCTTGTATCTATAGTCGCTTCGACTTCAGAAGTCGTGGATTCTCATAGTGCTGCGGTACTAATCGGTTACGGGGCAAGTGCAGTATATCCAAGCCTGCTTTTCATCACTGTTGCAAAAGAGCTTGAAAAAACAAAATACAGCGGTACATCTTGTCAAGAAGCACTGAAATCTGTTCACGGTGCGATCAATGCCGGGATCCTGAAAATCATGTCAAAAATGGGTATCTCTACTGTTGCTTCATATAGAAATACAGGTCTTTTTGACATCATAGGTCTTGGAAGAGATATTACGGCTGAGTGTTTTGAAGGTTCTCATATCTTAGTTCCTGGTCTTAGCTATGCTGATATAGATGCGAAACTGCAAGAGAACCATAAAGCGGCATATAAAGAGGATGGATTTAACAAAATATTCCCTCTGAAAATTGGCGGATATTACAAGTTCTATAACGGTCAAGAGTATCATGATTTCGGTCCGGACGTTATCCACTCGCTTCATGCTGTAGTAAAATCGGGTGATAAAAAAGATTTTGAGAAGTTCAAATCGATAGTCAATAACCGTGGTCTTAAATTTATTCGTGATTTCTTTGAGTTTAAATCTGACAGAGCTCCGATAGATATCTCAGAGGTCGAACCAAAAGAGGCTATTTTCAAACGTTTTGCATCTGCTGCTATGAGTCTTGGTTCTATCAGCCCTGAAGCACATGAGACGATAGCAATGGCTATGAATCAGATCGGTGCACAATCGAACTCGGGAGAAGGTGGAGAAGACGCAGTTCGTTTCGATACTGACCGTAACTCGAAGATCAAACAGGTCGCTTCGGGACGTTTTGGTGTTACACCTGCGTATCTTCGTTCAGCTGAAGAGATCCAGATCAAAGTCGCTCAAGGTGCAAAACCGGGTGAGGGTGGACAGCTTCCTGGGCATAAGGTAACTGAGCTTATCGCACGTCTTCGTCATACGATCCCTGGTGTAACGCTTATCTCGCCTCCGCCTCACCACGATATCTACTCTATCGAGGATCTGGCACAGTTGATATTTGACCTTAAACAGGTGAATCCAAAAGCTCGTATCGCAGTGAAACTTGTTTCTACTGCGGGTGTCGGGACTATTGCGGCAGGTGTCGCTAAAGCGTATGCTGACAAGATCATTATCTCAGGCGGCGACGGTGGTACGGGTGCTGCACCTCTAACATCTATCAAATATGCGGGTAACCCTTGGGAGATAGGTCTTAGCGAGGCTCACAATGCACTTAAAGTAAATGATCTTAGACGTCTTGTCGAAGTTCAGACTGACGGTGGATTAAAAACAGGTCTTGATGTCGTAAAAGCTGCGATGCTTGGTGCTGAGAGTTATGCATTCGGTACAGGTGTTCTTGCGATCGTCGGTTGTAAGATGCTTCGTATCTGTCATTTAAACAAATGTTCGGTGGGTGTCGCTACACAAAACGAAAAACTGAGAAATGATTTCTTTAAAGGTCACGTACACCAAGTGGTAAACTATTTTACTCTTCTTGCTGAAGATGTAAGAGCTATCATGGCCGGTCTTGGTTATAAAACGATGGAAGAGCTGATCGGTAGAAGCGATCTGCTTAAAGTCGTAGATGATAAGTTCGCACAAAAATTCGACTTCTCATCGGTTTTACACCAAGTAGAGGGTGTAAATACTTGTCAAGAGCCTTTCAATATGCCTTTTGACGACAACTCGTTTGAAAAATCTATCTTAAATGAAGTGATGCCTGCTATCAAGCATCCTGATCATCCGATTAGAATAACAAAAGAGATCAAAAACATCCATAGAAGTTTCGGTGCGCTTATAAGCGGTGAAATAGCACAGTATTACGGTGATGCAGGTCTTAAAGAAGACACTATTACTATGGAACTAAAAGGTATCGCAGGTCAGGCATTCGGTGCATTTTTGATCAACGGTGTCTCTTTATACCTAGAGGGTGTTGCAAATGACTATATCGGAAAAGGTCTTCACGGCGGTAAGATAGTCGTTACTTCTAAAAACGAGGGTGAAGAGTTCAGTGCAGGCGGGAACACATGTCTTTACGGTGCGACTTCTGGAAAACTGTTTATCTCAGGAAACGTAGGTGAGCGTTTTGCTGTCCGTAACTCAGGAGCATTAGCGATCGTAGAGGGTGCAGGAGATAACGCTTGTGAATATATGACAGGCGGTATAGTCGTGATCCTTGGTGAGACAGGTATCAACTTCGGTGCAGGTATGACAGGCGGTGTTGCATTCGTATATGATAAAAAACATGACTTTATAGAGAATGTAAACCGTGAACTTGTCGAAGCTGTAAGAATAGATACGGATGACGGTGACGAAGCTCGTCATTACCTCAAACGTCTGTTAAAAGAGTACTTGGTTGAAACATCAAGTGAAAAAGCTAGAGATATTTTAGATAATTTTAGAGAAGATATAAGAAACTTCTGGCTGGTTCGCCCTAAAAACCTTAAAAAATTACCGTTAAACGTTGATAAAGGAGACTAA
- the recO gene encoding recombination protein RecO, whose translation MQGYIININRAKDEDLIVTIISKDNLQIVYRFYGARHGVINLGFKIDYELEGSVKSSISRLRDVIHLSFRWISDRNRLRVWQDFIALFHQHLKQAEDIGEFYFKLIDEAALKWDKQNPKRVAVESYIKLLRYEGRLHVENRCFLCSENIPEKISVIRGYLPTHFECSHTYAINKDALNELFENDSSLFLNDKEIDRLWYVLLEGL comes from the coding sequence ATGCAGGGCTATATAATAAATATCAATCGGGCTAAAGATGAAGATCTTATAGTCACAATAATATCCAAGGATAACTTACAAATAGTTTATCGATTTTACGGTGCAAGACACGGTGTAATAAATCTTGGATTCAAGATAGACTATGAACTTGAAGGTTCGGTAAAAAGCTCCATTTCCAGATTAAGAGATGTGATCCATCTAAGTTTTAGATGGATATCCGACAGAAACCGACTAAGAGTATGGCAAGATTTTATAGCACTTTTTCATCAACACCTCAAACAAGCCGAAGATATCGGAGAGTTCTACTTTAAACTGATAGATGAAGCCGCACTGAAATGGGATAAACAAAATCCAAAACGTGTGGCCGTGGAATCTTACATCAAACTTTTAAGGTATGAAGGACGCTTACATGTAGAGAACAGATGTTTTTTATGCAGTGAGAATATTCCTGAAAAAATATCTGTAATCAGAGGCTATCTGCCTACGCATTTTGAGTGCTCACATACCTATGCGATCAATAAAGATGCTCTGAATGAACTCTTTGAAAACGACTCTTCACTCTTCTTAAACGACAAAGAAATCGACAGACTTTGGTACGTATTGCTTGAAGGATTATAA
- a CDS encoding response regulator yields the protein MNKINEFFTQYLAETIVLILVIFLVLLYVIIKQRSDKPKDLKEHEEPEKDEKRHINIFSTTPEEKTEEAVEEEVEEELQEPEEIEEVPAKAEAAPAIKIIKKKREFVSHGPITKESFNIFAGSKLLVAEDNMINQKVINGILGDSGMIVVMADDGQEALDILQKDKDFSIVLMDAHMPRVDGYEATRQIRQDSSLDHLLVVALSGDTAADDIRKMYNVGMQEHLEKPLKMDKLFEVIYCYIDMKDDPQSSEQADENREYDEILNIEEGLEICGGDNDLYKEVLSEFTTMYQDSDQKIKLFMAKDDIDSIQRLLLDISGISANIGADRLADVSTEFREVLNNHQENNYFEAEEKFKDTLSQVLTKIEAHMS from the coding sequence ATGAATAAAATCAATGAGTTCTTCACACAATACCTCGCAGAAACAATCGTCTTAATCTTAGTTATTTTTTTAGTCTTGCTTTATGTCATCATCAAACAAAGAAGCGACAAACCAAAAGACCTGAAAGAGCATGAAGAACCAGAGAAAGATGAAAAAAGACATATTAATATATTTAGCACCACTCCAGAGGAAAAAACTGAAGAAGCAGTAGAAGAAGAGGTGGAAGAAGAACTCCAAGAGCCTGAAGAGATAGAAGAAGTACCGGCTAAAGCAGAGGCTGCACCGGCTATAAAGATCATCAAAAAGAAGCGTGAGTTTGTTTCACACGGGCCAATAACAAAAGAGAGTTTTAATATTTTTGCAGGTTCAAAACTACTTGTCGCAGAAGACAATATGATCAACCAGAAAGTCATCAACGGTATACTCGGTGATTCCGGGATGATCGTAGTAATGGCAGATGACGGTCAGGAGGCTTTAGATATCCTGCAAAAGGACAAAGATTTCTCTATTGTCCTTATGGATGCACATATGCCTAGAGTCGATGGGTATGAAGCGACAAGACAGATAAGACAAGACAGCTCTTTAGATCATCTTCTTGTTGTTGCTCTAAGCGGTGATACTGCGGCAGACGACATCAGAAAGATGTACAATGTAGGTATGCAGGAGCATCTTGAAAAACCTTTAAAGATGGATAAACTTTTTGAAGTGATCTATTGCTATATCGACATGAAAGATGATCCTCAGTCTTCTGAACAAGCAGATGAAAACCGAGAGTACGATGAGATACTCAATATCGAAGAGGGTCTTGAGATCTGTGGTGGAGACAATGATCTTTATAAAGAGGTACTGTCTGAGTTTACGACTATGTATCAAGACTCCGACCAAAAGATAAAACTCTTTATGGCAAAAGATGACATAGATTCCATACAAAGACTCCTTTTAGACATATCGGGGATTTCTGCGAATATCGGTGCTGATAGATTAGCTGATGTCTCAACGGAATTTAGAGAAGTTTTAAACAACCACCAAGAAAATAACTACTTTGAAGCTGAAGAAAAATTCAAAGACACTCTCTCTCAAGTCCTTACTAAAATAGAAGCTCATATGAGCTAA